In one window of Streptomyces roseofulvus DNA:
- a CDS encoding response regulator transcription factor, with protein sequence MREEGKIRVFLLDDHEVVRRGVHELLSVEDDIEVVGEAGTAADALVRIPATRPDVAVLDVRLPDGSGVEVCREVRSQDESIKCLMLTSYADDEALFDAIMAGASGYVLKAIRGNELLNAVRDVAAGKSLLDPVATARVLERLRDGNNPKGDDKLANLTEQERRILDLIGEGLTNRAIGERLHLAEKTIKNYVSSLLSKLGMERRSQAAAYVARMQAERH encoded by the coding sequence GTGCGCGAAGAAGGAAAAATCCGGGTATTTCTGCTGGATGACCATGAAGTCGTCCGGCGCGGCGTCCACGAGTTGCTTTCCGTGGAGGACGACATCGAGGTGGTCGGCGAGGCCGGAACGGCGGCCGACGCCCTGGTCAGGATCCCCGCGACCCGCCCCGACGTGGCGGTGCTCGACGTCCGGCTGCCGGACGGCAGCGGGGTCGAGGTCTGCCGCGAGGTCCGCTCCCAGGACGAGTCGATCAAATGCCTGATGCTCACCTCGTACGCGGACGACGAGGCGCTTTTCGACGCGATCATGGCCGGGGCCTCGGGATACGTCCTCAAGGCCATCCGGGGCAACGAACTGCTGAACGCGGTCCGGGACGTGGCGGCCGGCAAGTCGCTGCTCGACCCGGTGGCGACGGCGCGGGTTCTGGAGCGGCTGCGGGACGGGAACAACCCGAAGGGTGACGACAAGCTCGCCAACCTCACCGAGCAGGAGCGCAGGATCCTCGATCTGATCGGCGAGGGCCTGACCAACCGCGCCATCGGCGAGCGCCTCCACCTGGCGGAGAAGACCATCAAGAACTACGTGTCCAGCCTGCTGTCGAAGCTGGGCATGGAGCGCCGTTCGCAGGCCGCCGCGTACGTGGCGCGCATGCAGGCCGAGCGCCACTGA
- a CDS encoding phosphotransferase encodes MPRSSEHPAPPVGALLRRHPHAGEPLSCVPVAEGLLNRGYRLSTTRGRYFLKQHLDAPTADRATITRQHRATQRLHALGLPVAPPLPDSRGRTVAVIDGRCYALHPWVEGRHRDGAQLTTGGSRRLGALLGRVHTTLDRVMEPPPAGDRHDSARPEDTFRDIAELIRLARAHRPYGGFDALAEHRLRERRRLIAQHAHRRPPAPATAGWVHGDFHPLNLLYRGAEPAAIVDWDRLGVRPRAEEAVRAAAIFFVRPGGELDLEKVRAYARAYRRATGADGTELAAAVHRVWWERLNDFWTLRWRYQLHDRRADPQFPAVSALAVWWTREYDAVRDAFSD; translated from the coding sequence GTGCCGCGCTCATCTGAACATCCCGCTCCTCCGGTCGGCGCCCTGCTGCGTCGCCACCCGCACGCCGGCGAGCCCCTGTCCTGCGTCCCCGTCGCCGAGGGCCTGCTCAACCGCGGCTACCGGCTCTCCACCACCCGCGGCCGCTACTTCCTCAAGCAGCACCTGGACGCCCCCACCGCCGACCGGGCCACCATCACCCGCCAGCACCGCGCCACCCAGCGGCTGCACGCCCTGGGCCTGCCGGTGGCCCCGCCGCTCCCCGACAGCCGCGGCCGCACGGTCGCCGTCATCGACGGCCGCTGCTACGCCCTGCACCCCTGGGTCGAGGGACGGCACCGGGACGGCGCCCAGCTCACCACCGGAGGCTCCCGCCGCCTCGGCGCCCTCCTCGGACGCGTCCACACCACCCTGGACCGGGTCATGGAGCCCCCGCCGGCCGGCGACCGGCACGACAGCGCCCGCCCCGAGGACACCTTCCGCGACATCGCCGAGCTGATCCGGCTCGCCCGCGCCCACCGCCCGTACGGCGGCTTCGACGCGCTCGCCGAGCACCGGCTGCGGGAACGCCGCCGGCTGATCGCCCAGCACGCCCACCGGCGCCCTCCGGCGCCCGCCACGGCCGGCTGGGTGCACGGCGACTTCCACCCGCTGAACCTGCTCTACCGGGGCGCCGAACCGGCCGCGATCGTCGACTGGGACCGCCTCGGGGTCCGCCCCCGGGCCGAGGAGGCCGTGCGGGCCGCCGCGATCTTCTTCGTACGGCCGGGGGGCGAGCTGGACCTGGAGAAGGTGCGGGCCTACGCGCGCGCGTACCGGCGGGCGACCGGCGCCGACGGCACGGAGCTGGCGGCGGCGGTGCACCGGGTGTGGTGGGAGCGGCTGAACGACTTCTGGACGCTGCGCTGGCGCTACCAGCTGCACGACCGCAGGGCCGACCCGCAGTTCCCCGCGGTGTCGGCCCTGGCCGTGTGGTGGACGAGGGAGTACGACGCCGTCCGCGACGCCTTCTCCGACTGA
- a CDS encoding pyridoxamine 5'-phosphate oxidase family protein, protein MSTEEIRAIELLGRASYGRVATSMRAMPFVAPARHIVSDGSVVIRMHEGLGYHQACSGSVVAYGADDLDPVSGVLWSVQFTGTAEIVEPTPAELAAFGPEPRSVDGEPFVPVYLRIEPQFVTVHSIDYGSAAGSAPRHLHHAA, encoded by the coding sequence ATGTCCACCGAGGAGATCCGCGCCATCGAACTGCTCGGCCGTGCGTCGTACGGCCGGGTCGCCACGAGCATGCGGGCGATGCCGTTCGTCGCGCCCGCCCGGCACATCGTCTCCGACGGCAGCGTCGTGATCCGCATGCACGAGGGGCTCGGCTACCACCAGGCGTGCAGCGGCAGCGTGGTCGCCTACGGGGCGGACGACCTCGATCCGGTCTCCGGCGTCCTGTGGTCGGTGCAGTTCACCGGCACCGCCGAGATCGTCGAGCCGACCCCGGCCGAGCTGGCCGCCTTCGGCCCGGAACCGAGGAGCGTGGACGGCGAGCCGTTCGTCCCCGTCTACCTGCGGATCGAACCCCAGTTCGTCACGGTGCACAGCATCGACTACGGTTCCGCGGCCGGTTCCGCACCGAGACATCTGCACCACGCAGCGTGA